One Marasmius oreades isolate 03SP1 chromosome 2, whole genome shotgun sequence DNA segment encodes these proteins:
- a CDS encoding uncharacterized protein (CAZy:GH105), with translation MHVLTLVLFLVAATFAQDLTETQISNVKARLAEGAKASWELGTRAEALLEHDASDFSVFHSPLPPSQSIPSNTQSGLTPVLSIAKNVVSNRASSNQNVVGPQPLMADGSAADPASIGVAVLLANWTKQGGGDYAGAAKDQLDFLYQKVPKASNGAISHRTEDVQLWSDYVYMVPPFLAFYGALSQNKSLMSDAYTQIKLYRDTLRDTKANNLWKHIVLPSGGGGKPDNGHWSTGNAWAAAGMIRVLATIQNSQFTNDFKNERDDLSNWISEIHGGMYSHLDSTSIFTNYADVSASSSGSFHDGSGTALLASTVYRLSLLRGVHRYLPSAENSRKALFASSSNGSLEHFTSDGWLTPVVNPHAFGEQGAHSPEGQAFVLEMRAAWKEWVEDGSKGANSARATDVTFGLGWGNVVVVLAVTMMLL, from the exons ATGCACGTCCTCaccctcgtcctcttccttgTCGCCGCCACATTCGCGCAAGACCTTACCGAAACTCAGATTTCCAATGTCAAGGCACGTCTAGCAGAAGGTGCAAAAGCGAG CTGGGAACTAGGCACGCGTGCAGAAGCACTGTTAGAACACGATGCCTCAGACTTTTCCGTCTTCCACTCTCCCCTACCCCCCTCCCAATCAATACCTTCAAATACCCAATCCGGACTTACacctgtgctctccatcgcCAAAAATGTCGTATCCAACCGAGCATCCTCAAATCAGAACGTAGTCGGTCCTCAACCTCTGATGGCCGATGGGAGCGCCGCCGATCCAGCTTCGATAGGCGTAGCTGTTCTACTAGCGAACTGGACAAAGCAAGGAGGAGGTGACTATGCTGGTGCTGCGAAAGATCAACTGGACTTTTTGTATCAGAAGGTTCCGAAGGCGAGCAATGGAGCTATCTCTCATAGAACTGAGGATGTCCAATTATG GAGCGACTACGTGTATATGGTTCCACCTTTCCTCGCGTTTTATGGGGCGTTGAGTCAAAATAAATCCCTGATGTCCGATGCATATACTCAAATCAAACTCTACCGCGATACTTTACGCGATACCAAAGCCAATAATCTGTGGAAACATATCGTTCTACCATCGGGTGGGGGCGGAAAGCCTGATAATGGACATTGGTCGACAG GCAACGCATGGGCCGCTGCAGGCATGATTCGCGTACTCGCGACCATTCAGAATTCCCAGTTCACCAACGACTTCAAAAATGAACGAGACGATCTATCAAATTGGATCTCAGAGATTCACGGCGGAATGTATTCACATTTG GACTCCACAAGCATATTCACCAACTACGCCGATGTTTCTGCAAGCTCCTCAGGATCCTTCCACGACGGCTCTGGAACTGCCCTTCTGGCCTCAACCGTCTACCGCCTCTCCCTCCTGCGAGGCGTCCATCGTTACCTTCCATCCGCTGAGAACTCTCGGAAAGCTCTATTTGCATCCAGCTCTAACGGAAGCCTAGAACATTTTACTTCAGATGGATGGTTGACACCAGTGGTGAATCCACATGCATTTGGTGAGCAAGGTGCGCATAGTCCCGAGGGTCAGGCGTTTGTGTTGGAGATGAGAGCTGCGTGGAAGGAGTGGGTTGAGGACGGGTCTAAAGGGGCGAATTCTGCGAGGGCGACGGATGTTACTTTTGGATTGGGATGGGGGaatgtggtggtggtactcGCTGTCACAATGATGCTTTTATGA
- a CDS encoding uncharacterized protein (CAZy:GH5), which produces MANNSYAYPQDAHSPFTTNGYEQPQPSFSPGMDSSMTGLASQTSTPDNSSPLLLAQTKSEARRYESESRGNSKGKKRTTMFVLIGLAVLCIVVVAVVVPVYFVVIKPKQDKQDKNAPGSGSIGGGSGNSQSPTGATSGGDGSQIVTEEGMTFTYNNKFGGYWVQDPQDPFNNNARANSWTPPLNESWDFRKQRIYGVNIGGLFVIEPFISPMFFQKYAGTSDEWTLSQAMAADTANGGLQQLEEHYKTFITEKDLAEIAGAGLNWIRLPIPFWAIDTWPGEPFLAQTSWKYILRVLGWARKYGLRVKLDLHTIPGSQNGYNHSGKLGQVNFLNGVMGVANAQRALNYIRILTEFISQPEYSNLIPIFGIVNEALVEVIGKDSLKSFYLEAHNMIRDITGVGEGKGAYVSIHDGFVDITSWSGLLPGADRLMMDSHPYFAFGNGANDDPIATGTGLEAGGIWPRQACNAWGPSLNKSRTGFGVTIAGEFSNGYNDCGLFLRGVPGSHTYGGDCSLYQDSTNWNETLKAGLKAFAMASMDATRDYFFWTWKIGNSTSGRVEAPLWSYQLGLENGWMPTDPRDADGYCVKLGITDDSFNGQYEPWMTGGVGAGTIAAAATVGFSWPPASMSGVPPGSMTFLPTYTPTGTVTTLSGPTSASLKGWYDDADRTGAPATIAGCSYPDGWNAQDATVPATRCGAGLTARNAQPTASV; this is translated from the exons ATGGCCAACAACTCATATGCATATCCACAAGATGCACACTCTCCTTTTACAACAAACGGCTATGAGCAGCCGCAACCATCGTTTAGCCCAGGCATGGATTCTTCGATGACAGGGTTGGCTTCCCAGACCTCGACCCCGGACAATTCTTCACCGTTACTTCTCGCACAAACCAAATCTGAAGCTCGTCGTTATGAGTCAGAATCCAGAGGCAATTCGAAGGGCAAGAAGCGAACTACGATGTTCGTGTTGATTGGGTTGGCAGTTCTGTGCATTGTTGTAGTAGCCGTCGTTGTGCCAGTTTACTTCGTCGTCATCAAACCCAAGCAAGACAAACAAGACAAGAACGCTCCAGGTAGTGGTTCCATTGGAGGAGGCTCCGGTAATTCTCAAAGCCCAACTGGAGCAACTTCGGGTGGTGATGGTTCTCAGATTGTCACGGAAGAAGGGATGACATTTACTTACAACAACAAGTTTGGTGGATATT GGGTGCAAGATCCTCAAGATCCTTTTAATAATAACGCTCGCGCCAACTCATGGACACCACCACTGAACGAATCATGGGATTTCCGTAAACAACGCATCTACGG AGTAAACATCGGTGGCCTTTTTGTTATTGAACCTTTCATCTCCCCCATGTTCTTCCAAAAGTATGCTGGTACGAGCGACGAGTGGACCCTGAGTCAAGCAATGGCAGCGGATACCGCAAACGGGGGTCTCCAACAACTCGAGGAACATTATAAGACGTTCATC ACCGAAAAAGACCTAGCTGAAATTGCTGGCGCTGGCTTAAATTGGATTAGACTCCCTATACCCTTTTGGGCGATCGATACGTGGCCTGGAGAGCCATTCCTAGCTCAAACGTCATGGAA GTACATTTTGCGCGTTCTCGGGTGGGCGAGAAAGTATGGCTTGAGAGTCAAGCTTGATTTACACACTATTCCGGGCTCTCAGAATG GATACAACCATTCTGGCAAATTAGGACAAGTCAATTTTCTCAATGGTGTCATGGGTGTCGCCAACGCGCAACGAGCCTTGAACTACATTAGAATTCTCACCGAGTTCATTTCCCAGCCAGAATACAGCAATCTAATCCCAATATTTGGTATCGTCAATGAAGCTTTGGTGGAGGTTATTGGCAAGGACTCATTGAAGAGTTT CTACCTTGAAGCTCACAACATGATTCGTGACATAACAGGTGTCGGTGAGGGCAAGGGTGCCTATGTTTCTATTCATGACGGTTTCGTAGATATTACCTCTTGGTCCGGTCTCCTTCCTGGAGCCGACAGGCTCATGATGGACAGTCACCCGTATTTCGCTTTCGGGAACGGAGCAAACGATGACCCCATTGCTACCGGTACTGGACTTGAGGCCGGAGGAATTTGGCCACGTCAGGCATGTAATGCATGGGGTCCGTCCTTGAACAAGAG TCGAACTGGATTCGGTGTCACCATTGCCGGAGAGTTCAGTAACGGTTATAATGACTGTGGCCTCTTCCTCCGGGGCGTTCCTGGATCGCATACTTACGGCGGTGACTGTTCACTCTACCAGGACTCTACAAACTGGAATGAAACGCTCAAAGCTGGTCTCAAAGCGTTTGCAATGGCCAGTATGGACGCCACTCGAGATTACTTTTTCTGGACATGGAAAATCGGAAATTCAACTAGTGGTCGGGTCGAGGCACCTCTCTGGTCGTACCAGCTTGGCCTAGAAAACGGTTGGATGCCCACAGACCCTAGAGATGCTGATGGATATTGTGTCAAGCTTGGCATCACCGATGATAGTTTCAACGGCCAATACGAACCCTGGATGACTGGCGGTGTTGGCGCAGGCACGATTGCAGCGGCGGCGACGGTCGGGTTTAGCTGGCCACCAGCTTCGATGAGTGGAGTTCCACCTGGGTCAATGACTTTCCTTCCAACGTATACGCCCACCGGCACTGTCACTACGTTGTCTGGGCCCACAAGTGCAAGTCTCAAAGGGTGGTACGACGACGCTGATCGAACGGGTGCTCCGGCTACAATAGCTGGTTGTTCGTACCCCGATGGGTGGAATGCTCAGGACGCTACAGTACCTGCTACTCGTTGTGGTGCCGGATTGACGGCGCGTAATGCTCAACCTACTGCATCCGTTTGA